TGATCGTTCATCACGAGAGTCATCACGATGCCGAGCACTGTGACACCGATCGTGCCACCGAGATTTCGGAAAAACTGTTGTGATGAGGTCGCAAGCCCCATCTGTTCGGTACCGAGCCGATTCTGGATCGTCGTCAACAATGGTGGTGTAATCATCCCCATCCCGACACCCATCACGAAGACGTTCACGAGGATAGCGAGGAGAGAGAGCGATGCCGTCCAGAACGCGCCAGCCACGAAGCTCGCTGTCATTATAGCCGCGCCGGTCACAATGAGCCGACGCTCGCCGAACCTGTTCACCTGTCGTCCGGAGACAAAGCTCATTCCCGACCATCCGATCGAGATCGGAAAGACCGCGAGTGCTGCGCTTGCAGCCCCGCCGTAGACGCTCTGGACGAACAAGGGCACGTAAGTGAGGGCTGCAAAGATGACGAAGCTACTGAAGAAGCCGACAGCGTTGGTGATAAGGAACACTCGATCCTCGAATAACGAGAGCGGGAGAATGGGAACCCGAACCGAACGCTCGATGCGGATGAACGCGAGCACGCTCCCGAGACCAACCACGAGCAGACCTCCGGTCAGTGCGATCGAGGACTCGGACAGTTCCAGCGCAAGGAGAATCGCCCCGACACTAGCTGAGAGAGCAAGCGCACCACCGTAGTCGACCTGTCGCTCGACCTCACCAGTTGTCTCTTCGAGTGATCGGGAGACCAGCACGATAGCCACGATACCGACGGGAACACTGAGATAGAACACCCACCGCCAGTCCAGAGTCACGACGATGAGATAGCCGAGTAATGGGCCGATGACGCTCGAAACACCCCAGACTGCGCTCCCGTAACCGATTGCTTTTCCTCTCTGATCAGGCGGATAGATCACACCGAGAATGGTGTACGGAATTGCGTACATTGCACCCGCTCCGATGCCCTGAACGGCTCGAAATACGA
The nucleotide sequence above comes from Halocatena marina. Encoded proteins:
- a CDS encoding MDR family MFS transporter translates to MEQPTSNRRLVTLGMMLGIFLAGIDGTIVSTAMPTVVASIGGLSLYSWVFAAYMLFAAISMPLFGRLSDIYGRKRFFYIGVVVFVLASALAGAAQSMDQLIVFRAVQGIGAGAMYAIPYTILGVIYPPDQRGKAIGYGSAVWGVSSVIGPLLGYLIVVTLDWRWVFYLSVPVGIVAIVLVSRSLEETTGEVERQVDYGGALALSASVGAILLALELSESSIALTGGLLVVGLGSVLAFIRIERSVRVPILPLSLFEDRVFLITNAVGFFSSFVIFAALTYVPLFVQSVYGGAASAALAVFPISIGWSGMSFVSGRQVNRFGERRLIVTGAAIMTASFVAGAFWTASLSLLAILVNVFVMGVGMGMITPPLLTTIQNRLGTEQMGLATSSQQFFRNLGGTIGVTVLGIVMTLVMNDQLDAVPGVSDLGDLQRVLLDSSTPPDGLTLVLTEGLTTVFAVSFVICLLTFGLSVYLPPAHAQAQDVPSGDD